A region of Candidatus Baltobacteraceae bacterium DNA encodes the following proteins:
- a CDS encoding aspartate kinase: protein MSSRNAAVLKFGGTSVATAALRDIAILRVREAAERGFAPVAVVSAMGRAPEPYATDTLLGLGGGAPGTRNTDALLACGELIAATVFAAMLDAAGVAAMAFSGEQAGIITNEAFGDARILRVEPHRILAAIESGVVPVVAGFQGVSERGEITTLGRGGTDLTAIALGHALGAARVDIYTDVSGAMTGDPRRIDGAHTIARASLDEMTELAEHGAKVMHHKAADYARRMQTPYSIKGLSTDLGTLVDDTFERERPVTGVTASGRVTWIRVIRGDIEDRERRMQVELQMFARIAQAEISVDQVTINQAGVCFVVEGDRGNEIRQLLGDLNLAVRVREGCSKLSVVGAGMRYEPGVIHRIVRALSSVDIEIIHCTDSNITVSILVPAADAARAEQAVHDQFHLEQGDPVA, encoded by the coding sequence GTGAGTTCGCGTAACGCCGCAGTGTTGAAGTTCGGCGGCACGTCGGTCGCCACGGCGGCGCTGCGCGATATCGCGATCCTGCGTGTCAGAGAAGCTGCGGAGCGCGGCTTTGCTCCCGTCGCGGTCGTTTCGGCGATGGGCCGCGCGCCCGAACCGTATGCCACCGACACGCTTTTAGGGCTCGGCGGCGGCGCGCCCGGCACGCGCAATACCGACGCGCTGCTGGCCTGCGGCGAATTGATCGCCGCGACCGTCTTTGCCGCCATGCTCGATGCGGCGGGCGTCGCGGCGATGGCGTTCTCGGGCGAACAGGCCGGCATCATCACGAACGAAGCGTTCGGCGATGCGCGCATCCTGCGCGTCGAGCCGCATCGCATTCTGGCCGCGATCGAGAGCGGCGTGGTGCCGGTCGTCGCCGGCTTCCAGGGCGTGAGCGAACGCGGCGAAATCACGACCCTCGGCCGCGGCGGTACGGATCTTACCGCGATCGCGCTCGGGCATGCGCTCGGTGCGGCGCGGGTGGACATCTATACCGACGTCAGCGGCGCGATGACGGGCGATCCCCGGCGGATCGACGGCGCGCACACCATCGCGCGCGCCAGCCTCGATGAGATGACCGAACTTGCGGAACACGGCGCGAAGGTGATGCATCACAAAGCGGCAGACTACGCGCGCCGCATGCAGACGCCGTACTCGATCAAGGGCTTAAGCACCGACCTCGGCACGCTCGTCGACGACACGTTCGAACGCGAGCGGCCGGTGACCGGCGTCACGGCTTCCGGGCGCGTCACCTGGATTCGCGTGATTCGCGGCGACATTGAAGATCGCGAACGACGCATGCAGGTGGAGCTGCAGATGTTCGCTCGCATCGCCCAGGCGGAGATCTCGGTCGACCAGGTGACGATCAATCAGGCCGGCGTGTGTTTCGTTGTCGAGGGCGATCGCGGAAACGAGATCCGCCAACTCCTGGGAGATCTCAATTTGGCGGTGCGCGTACGCGAGGGCTGCTCGAAGCTCTCGGTCGTCGGCGCGGGCATGCGTTACGAACCCGGCGTCATTCACCGCATCGTGCGCGCGCTCTCGAGCGTCGATATCGAGATCATTCATTGCACCGATAGCAACATTACCGTTTCGATCCTAGTCCCGGCCGCCGACGCGGCGCGCGCCGAACAGGCCGTACACGATCAATTTCACCTCGAGCAAGGAGATCCGGTTGCGTAA